One Rhizoctonia solani chromosome 1, complete sequence DNA window includes the following coding sequences:
- a CDS encoding aldehyde dehydrogenase family protein produces MTSRASSPPLEYTPLEELYAFLETNPELEPILSEIQALESIYLPENIRVWPISLSHPSSAYAKTRFEVVSSLQAPHEDVSLNILVTLLPSYPTSSAPQLQLLSRYIGAFGVDPELSGSVLRTYFSSLTGGACNNWYQERLSEKTAGQLQREIEKESHTHETAPRAEEPLVKELPAPVELPVGVEFTVAEPIIDRKSVFIGRACRITHPNQVPAILAYLMTDKRITRAAHPIINAWRCTVDGILHQDNDDDGESAAGRGIAHLLQIMEVDHVLVVVTRFFGGSISFKESCYSPFPLSSSLPPFEPSIACKDGLEYNKLLCRERSESVKYQAFIAGQWVDAKDGGKIKVTNPATGEVLGTVPELGLEDTKKAIEVADEAFKTWSKTTAKERHDILQKMYRLMLDNADDLGLIITLENGKTLAEGKGENAYSASFVEWFAGEAVRTYGEVIPSPMLNLRNVVVKQPVARGAAILTPWNFPSAMIGRKLAPALAAGCTVVIKPPAETPFSALALAEIARRAGVPDGVINVVTTDKNIKEVGQELCESKIIKKVTFTGSTPVAKILSKQASSTLKKVSWEAGGNAPFIVFDDADIEKAVDGAIACKFRGSGQTCVCANRIYVQSSVYADFAARLAEKVDAFKLGNGIDPATTHGPLIHSRAIEKVEAHVNDAVSRGASVLVGGKRAESLGPNFFEPTVLADVPPDAALTDEETFGPVAALIKFETEDEVIRLANNSDVGLAGYFFSRDVGRVWRVAEALEVGMVGTNTGLISQAQVPFGGIKESGLGREGGPHGIDEYMNTKLIVFGGL; encoded by the exons ATGACTTCACGAGCTTCTTCCCCTCCTTTGGAATATACCCCACTTGAAGAATTATATGCATTCTTAGAAACAAACCCAGAGTTGGAGCCTATTTTATCAGAGATTCAAG CTCTCGAGTCCATATACCTTCCCGAGAATATACGCGTGTGGCCTATATCGCTTTCCCATCCTAGCTCCGCATATGCTAAAACTCGATTTGAAGTAGTTAGCTC GCTTCAAGCACCACACGAAGATGTGTCCCTCAATATCTTAGTTACTCTTCTCCCTTCTTATCCCACATCGTCTGCCCCCCAATTACAGCTCCTTTCCCGTTACATTGGAGCATTCGGTGTGGATCCAGAGCTCTCTGGCTCGGTACTCCGAACCTACTTTTCGAGCTTGACTGGG GGAGCGTGCAACAATTG GTACCAAGAGCGGCTAAGCGAGAAGACTGCAGGTCAACTTCAACGAGAGATTGAGAAAGAGAGTCACACCCACGAGACCGCGCCTCGAGCGGAAGAACCCCTCGTAAAGGAGCTGCCCGCACCTGTAGAGCTGCCCGTCGGCGTAGAATTTACGGTCGCAGAACCAATCATCGATCGGAAGAGCGTTTTTATTGGGAGAGCGTGCAGAATTACGCATCCAAATCAAGTTCCAGCCATACTTGCGTATTTGATGACGGATAAACGAATTACAAG GGCGGCACATCCAATTATCAATGCTTGGAGGTGCACTGTAGATGGTATTCTACACCAGG ACAATGACGATGACGGCGAATCTGCTGCCGGCCGGGGAATTGCGCATTTACTCCAAATCATG GAAGTAGATCATGTTCTGGTGGTCGTTACCAGGTTTTTCGGGGG GTCGATCAGCTTTAAAGAGTCCTGCTACAGCCCGTTTCCGCTTAGCTCCTCCCTCCCTCCGTTTGAACCCAGCATTGCTTGCAAGGATGGCCTCGAGTACAACAAAC TTCTCTGCCGTGAAAGATCAGAGTCTGTTAAATACCAAGCATTCATTGCCGGACAATGGGTAGACGCTAAGGATGGTGGAAAGATTAAAGTGACGA ATCCCGCCACCGGCGAGGTATTGGGTACTGTTCCTGAACTTGGT CTTGAAGACACCAAGAAAGCGATCGAGGTTGCTGATGAAGCATTTAAAACCTGGTCCAAGACCACTGCTAAG GAACGCCACGATATCCTCCAGAAGATGTACAGACTCATGTTGGATAATGCGGATGACCTAGGCTTGATCATT ACACTGGAAAACGGAAAGACTCTTGCCGAGGGCAAGGGCGAGAATGCTTATAGTGCCTCGTTTGTCGAA TGGTTTG CTGGAGAGGCTGTTCGTACCTATGGCG AGGTCATCCCTTCGCCAATGCTCAACCTTCGGAACGTGGTTGTTAAACAACCTGTTG CTAGGGGGGCTGCGATCCTTACTCCATGGAACTTCCCGAGTGCGATGATTGGCCGGAAACTAGCACCCGCTCTTGCTGCTGGTTGCACGGTGGTTATCAAACCTCCTGCGGAAACTCCGTTTTCAGCTCTGGCGCTGGCCGAG ATTGCTCGCCGAGCCGGAGTTCCAGATGGCGTTATTAATGTTGTTACAACTGACAAAAACATCAAAGAAGTTGGCCAGGAGCTTTGCGAAAGCAAGATCATCAAGAAAGTGACATTTACGGGCTCCACACCTGTCGCCAAGATACTTTCCAAACAAGCTAGTTCTACTCTGAAAAA GGTTTCTTGGGAAGCTG GCGGAAATGCGCCATTTATCGTTTTCGATGACGCGGATATCGAGAAGGCGGTTGACGGTGCTATCGCTTGCAAGTTCCGTGGCTCTGGTCAGACTTGTGTCTGCGCAAACAG GATCTATGTTCAATCGTCGGTATATGCGGATTTTGCCGCCCGTCTTGCCGAAAAAGTTGATGCGTTCAAGCTCGGAAATGGAATTGACCCCGCGAC TACACATGGACCTCTGATTCACTCTCGAGCAATCGAAAAGGTCGAGGCGCATGTAAATGATGCAGTCTCACGCGGTGCATCTGTATTGGTTGGTGGAAAACGGGCTGAATCATTGGGCCCCAACTTTTTCGAGCCAACAGTTCTGGCAGATGTTCCCCCTGATGCAGCTCTTACTGACGAGGAGACATTCGGGCCTGTAGCTGCATTGATCAA GTTCGAGACCGAGGATGAAGTAATCCGCTTGGCAAACAACTCCGACGTCGGTCTCGCAGGGTATTTCTTCTCTCGCGATGTAGGACGAGTCTGGCGTGTAGCAGAGGCACTCGAGGTTGGAATGGTGGGCACCAACACTGGCTTGATTAGTCAGGCCCAAGTGCCGTTTGGTGGAATCAAAGAAAGTGGGCTTGGACGTGAGGGAGGCCCGCATGGTATTGACGAATACATGAATACCAAGTTGATTGTGTTTGGTGGTTTGTAA
- a CDS encoding Cell division control protein 14, SIN component: MELVDVLDDLFRSSRAAQLTALEHIHSILADVCVRTHDPHQRPRFLQQQNDFETNIVSRILSSGVLSASSISRTIDEIRAKTNTSSAVIDIISLALSALQGMALIHARSKTYLGRRLGIQTLLDLLTALRHASVNPDDPDTTITSGIDAGLKACRAVIPACMPLETGLSFVSQPTPKPTRVSSKPSATKPLAQSPPAPTRVLQTPRRPKTKQTPVTESRPRTQVPLERTVSGDSTLSVLSSRSDATDASAGPEMRMNERDAEMRSVSRSSTYSMASTASNMTESSAKSSYAQSSYSSSTVSSTSTNRTLENPHLPDKYLRIHPPTPSQTRPTSPNAITQECFVPLPESPVKTGGHDVQETPKPKRKFRDEARDGNAQDTPRAKTRYDQAGESASNPRIFPVLGSNLLETSSSNPFKPSTSISDALKAKPTAPALATLSLLKGDIDYEPESPKKYTPSRNFANEADEPLKAHYKMHNDAHSTPAKDSASNPFRAPSSKPSKDSIADTNEPNSATKPTKRRPRASEILPRPTPSRPVPRNVSTPATPAVSTPARTKKVAIIPGGVRVPGRDEGGSELRKSMALGVKELKRSQLSNEALQRSQGSNDGLRRSHLSTEGLKRNQPSSEALGRNLEVSQSTSLGDSDSRQDGASRSKRSAPSTPIPSRSDGGRKAGRDGVGRVKRDGIDSEGRSSGEIERNLGSDSGKRSSLEDSPSRTRGIPIDGKMVRTSAEKKELLGAWLGNVDALVEGVQRAGVWGLR; the protein is encoded by the exons ATGGAACTCGTGGATGTTCTTGATGAT CTCTTTAGGTCTTCTAGAGCGGCTCAACTTACAGCGCTTGAGCACATCCATAGTATCCTTGCTGATGTCTGTGTACGCACTCATGAccctcaccaacgcccccgtTTTCTCCAACAGCAAAATGACTTTGAAACGAACA TTGTATCTCGAATTCTCAGCAGCGGCGTACTTTCCGCATCATCCATCTCTCGTACTATTGACGAAATTCGTGCCAAGACTAATACATCATCCGCCGTAATCGATATCATTTCTCTCGCTCTTTCAGCCCTTCAAGGCATGGCTCTCATTCATGCTCGCAGCAAGACTTATCTGGGAAGGAGGTTAGGCATTCAG ACTTTGCTCGACCTGTTGACCGCACTCCGGCATGCTTCCGTTAATCCCGATGACCCCGACACCACAATCACGTCTGGCATAGATGCGGGACTCAAAGCTTGCCGCGCTGTTATCCCCGCTTGCAT GCCTCTCGAGACTGGCCTTTCCTTTGTATCTCAACCCACACCAAAGCCTACTCGAGTTTCCTCTAAACCCTCGGCCACAAAGCCTCTGGCCCAATCTCCGCCTGCTCCTACCCGAGTGCTACAGACCCCTCGCCGACCCAAGACGAAACAAACACCAGTTACTGAATCACGGCCTCGAACACAAGTGCCGCTGGAACGGACTGTGAGTGGGGATTCGACGCTCTCAGTCCTGTCTTCGCGCTCGGATGCTACCGATGCTTCGGCCGGCCCTGAAATGCGAATGAATGAGCGGGATGCAGAAATGAGATCTGTCTCACGCTCATCAACATACTCTATGGCCAGTACAGCATCCAATATGACAGAATCGTCTGCAAAATCATC TTACGCCCAGTcttcgtattcctcttccacTGTGTCTTCCACGTCGACCAATCGAACGCTCGAGAACCCGCATCTGCCTGACAAGTATCTTCGCATCCATCCTCCCACTCCCTCCCAAACCCGGCCAACCTCGCCAAACGCCATAACTCAGGAATGCTTTGTGCCTCTTCCGGAGTCACCTGTTAAAACAGGAGGGCATGATGTACAAGAAACACCGAAACCAAAACGAAAGTTCCGAGACGAAGCCCGGGATGGAAATGCCCAAGACACGCCTCGCGCCAAAACCCGATACGATCAAGCCGGAGAGAGCGCATCTAACCCAAGGATATTTCCGGTGCTTGGGTCTAATCTATTGGAAACAAGCTCGTCGAATCCTTTCAAACCCTCCACTTCCATCTCTGACGCTCTCAAGGCGAAACCAACAGCTCCCGCGCTTGCCACTCTTTCGCTCCTGAAAGGAGATATCGACTACGAGCCTGAGAGCCCAAAGAAATATACCCCTTCCCGAAATTTTGCCAATGAAGCAGATGAACCTCTCAAAGCTCACTATAAAATGCACAATGATGCACACTCTACCCCAGCCAAAGACTCCGCTTCTAATCCTTTTAGAGCGCCATCCTCGAAGCCCTCCAAGGATTCTATTGCCGATACCAATGAACCCAACTCTGCCACTAAACCTACCAAACGTCGCCCTCGAGCAAGTGAAATCCTTCCACGTCCAACTCCCTCGCGGCCCGTTCCTAGAAATGTATCCACCCCGGC TACGCCAGCTGTATCCACGCCCGCGAGAACGAAAAAAGTCGCCATTATTCCTGGTGGTGTGCGGGTACCCGGGCGAGACGAAGGTGGCAGCGAGCTCAGGAAGAGCATGGCCTTGGGTGTCAAAGAGCTTAAGAGAAGCCAGTTAAGTAACGAAGCATTGCAAAGGAGCCAGGGAAGCAACGACGGTTTGAGACGTAGTCACCTTAGCACCGAGGGCTTGAAGAGAAATCAGCCCAGCTCAGAGGCACTAGGGAGGAACCTCGAAGTATCGCAGAGCACCTCGTTGGGTGATTCGGACTCAAGACAGGATGGTGCTTCTCGGTCCAAGAGGAGTGCTCCTTCGACACCGATCCCGTCCAGAAGTGACGGTGGGCGAAAAGCTGGGCGGGATGGGGTTGGTCGTGTAAAGCGGGACGGGATAGACTCCGAAGGGCGCTCCAGCGGTGAGATAGAACGAAACCTGGGCTCCGACTCTGGGAAACGAAGTAGTCTAGAGGATTCTCCGTCTCGCACTAGGGGTATACCCATAGATGGCAAGATGGTTCGCACCTCGGCTGAAAAAAAGGAACTCCTAGGTGCTTGGCTTGGTAACGTTGATGCGCTCGTGGAAGGTGTTCAACGAGCGGGGGTTTGGGGGCTTCGATAG
- a CDS encoding TBC domain-containing protein: MESADLARWQRFASKGGIGKSTALVDRIAERDGDLMFLKDDEIVVLMQLPEAGYYLGFCEGVVGRFAITDVQVHGKLKRAVMARRPASGNPASPNPSPIALAATPSPAVPHTTTLLPLRASVNETSVSGPHSSDNGTGVSAWLASQPSPPSHENIPITETEPEPPVSRRTESISLPHPSSPLDPQDSPLREKDPASSLRPSKSQRTSPSSSPSSSTRNRPPLHVDTSPPVSVPQRESQSLASLVSTEASPLSDESVYSLHRGQSGTEIHREPEHGEKVPQFQSQANMRRSEAGSIQGFASSYQPNPNDAETESRADMESSISRTSTPSIGDPFQHDQPSTSSQLSSPTQLRALPRTTNDSARPVQVVRTPREGGIGSRAEDATASGSRGDSDSESDYGQPSEDEADVPSQSHRESPGREQSQGSATKATRMEATRDFTSPSLTNSRSSTPPFGFELDPTTSLSQDTRFGGKATGDTLTSDLKAPTEETKLALTSDASSSPANSSKDAHSETGPIHPTEEGSSDNESDYGEEVGQSALVLRSRPLAHDDDNDFDLPPVRPPYHRASTSIRSITSSDAGGYYDDAIYDHYRYSQISMAARSVRMSVFGAEEIPPLPNSGELERPQGSLSSPGSQIQFSPGLNGPKSPSVRSPLGQGEPASPRLMATNTSPLAAGPIFQTQMATRDNSGEIRRNTCYFSWRTWASSLAWCLWSSFSVIPNLASTLRQVIEQHRAPEPGLQAPLQAEIVDQEPMLGSPAAVNSPQQGYSAYEPSPIASLQRRPSRFAPHPNAPKPAHMFAANASTGTHLTSPAQGESDNHPPTGPQHMRLHDALTLVVQRLRNNGMAGGTPTIMEEHTASSH, translated from the exons ATGGAGAGCGCGGACTTGGCGCGATGGCAGCGCTTTGCCTCGAAAGGCGGAATAGGGAAATCCACTGCCCTTGTCGATCGAATTGCAGAGCGTGATGGGGACCTCATGTTTCTCAAG GACGATGAGATAGTAGTCCTCATGCAATTGCCTGAGGCAGGGTATTACTTG GGATTTTGTGAGGGCGTTGTTGGGCGTTTTGCTATTACGGATGTACAAGTGCATGGTAAACTGAAACGCGCGGTTATGGCTCGACGTCCCGCTTCCGGTAACCCTGCATCCCCCAATCCGTCTCCTATTGCACTTGCTGCGACTCCCAGCCCCGCTGTACCCCATACTACTACTCTATTACCTCTGCGTGCAAGCGTAAACGAGACTAGTGTATCTGGCCCACATTCG AGCGATAATGGCACAGGCGTGTCTGCGTGGCTAGCCTCTCAACCGTCGCCTCCGTCTCATGAGAACATCCCCATCACGGAAACCGAACCCGAGCCGCCGGTATCGCGGAGAACAGAGTCTATTTCATTGCCGCACCCTTCTTCTCCACTCGACCCGCAGGATTCTCCATTACGCGAGAAGGACCCAGCTTCTTCATTACGTCCGTCCAAATCCCAGCGTACCTCCCCGTCAAGTTCTCCATCATCATCAACCCGTAACCGTCCTCCGTTGCATGTTGACACATCGCCCCCTGTTTCTGTTCCCCAACGAGAATCTCAGTCCTTGGCAAGCCTCGTATCCACGGAAGCCAGTCCACTCTCAGACGAGTCTGTCTACTCCTTACACCGGGGACAGAGTGGCACGGAGATTCATCGGGAGCCTGAGCATGGAGAGAAAGTCCCGCAATTTCAGTCCCAAGCAAATATGCGCAGGAGCGAGGCTGGGAGCATTCAGGGATTTGCTAGCTCATACCAACCAAATCCGAACGATGCTGAAACCGAGTCGCGTGCCGACATGGAATCTTCAATCTCGCGGACATCAACGCCGAGTATCGGGGACCCATTCCAGCACGATCAGCCAAGCACAAGTAGCCAGCTTTCATCCCCTACTCAACTTCGAGCGTTGCCTAGAACTACGAATGACAGTGCCCGACCTGTTCAGGTAGTCAGAACGCCACGCGAAGGAGGTATAGGGTCACGGGCCGAAG ACGCCACTGCCTCTG GGTCTCGAGGAGATAGTGATAGCGAGAGTGATTATGGCCAACCGAGTGAAGACGAGGCTGATGTCCCGAGTCAATCACATAGGGAGAGTCCGGGGCGAGAGCAAAGCCAGGGGTCAGCAACCAAAGCCACACGCATGGAGGCGACGAGGGACTTTACC AGCCCCAGTTTGACAAATTCGAGGTCGTCAACGCCACCATTTGGATTCGAACTTGACCCCACAACCAGTCTATCACAGGACACGAGGTTTGGAGGCAAAGCTACGGGAGACACATTGACCAGCGACTTGAAGGCCCCCACGGAGGAAACAAAGTTAGCATTGACGAGCGATGCCTCAAGTTCACCAGCCAATAGCTCAAAGGATGCTCATTCAGAGACGGGGCCAATCCATCCGACAGAGGAAGGTAGCTCTGACAATGAGTCTGACTACGGGGAGGAAGTGGGTCAGTCGGCTCTGGTTCTCAGGTCCCGCCCCCTGGCA CACGATGATGATAACGATTTTGACCTTCCTCCCGTCCGACCGCCGTATCACCGTGCTTCTACGTCTATTCGCTCAATTACGTCTTCAGATGCGGGTGGATACTATGACGATGCAATTTACGATCATTACCGGTACTCTCAGATATCCATGGCCGCTCGCAGTGTCCGTATGTCAGTCTTTGGGGCTGAAGAAATTCCACCTCTACCAAATAGCGGAGAACTTGAGC GCCCACAAGGATCGTTATCCTCCCCTGGTTCTCAGATTCAGTTCTCGCCTGGCCTGAATGGCCCCAAATCACCCAGTGTGCGATCTCCGCTTGGGCAAGGAGAACCTGCTTCTCCTCGATTAATGGCTACGAACACTTCGCCACTCGCTGCTGGGCCAATCTTTCAGACACAAATGGCAACCCGAGATAACTCCGGCGAAATTAGACGAAA CACTTGTTACTTCTCCTGGAGGACTTGGGCTTCCTCTCTCGCCTGGTGCCTCTGGTCCTCCTTCTCCGTTATCCCTAATCTTGCTAGTACACTGCGTCAGGTAATAGAACAGCACCGTGCTCCCGAACCCGGATTACAAGCACCACTCCAAGCAGAAATTGTTGACCAAGAACCTATGCTTGGAAGTCCTGCTGCGGTTAATAGTCCACAACAAGGATACTCAGCTTATGAGCCTAGCCCCATCGCTAGCCTACAGCGTCGTCCTTCGAGGTTCGCACCACACCCGAACGCACCTAAACCTGCTCATATGTTCGCCGCCAACGCCTCCACTGGAACCCATTTGACATCGCCCGCACAAGGAGAATCCGACAATCATCCTCCGACAGGACCGCAGCACATGCGACTTCATGATGCGTTGACTTTGGTCGTCCAGCGCCTCAGAAACAATGGGATGGCCGGTGGTACACCAACGATCATGGAAGAACACACAGCGAGCTCTCACTGA
- a CDS encoding TBC1 domain protein 10B: MFNRPALVPQRAIGVAQRSASMNAHPSTTTGAPVNGGEYVGSKLRPRSRSFSDVPSEQLATYRVSGEQSAPRTPMEPNRPRRASGATPATRSPLIQPPTPGPAQGQSTPIKPLKGADTPLRSPVSPPTSPLKQVPPPLPNAPSSGSSKSPFRGLRQVASNTMMRVGLQGSISSMPTRQSSDNLHHSPVDSQRKPSEDMPRQNSSVTNISSPTSPSTSPMASSHVSLNSKISSTGLRLAGANRPATDTPTTPLSPIASVEPTEETVHYNDMDFDMVKPMRSRVSTMRTSEDGRQSISRSSQHSDHPRGHQDDGHEHSPTSPIVSLPPNQTHVPSTPVLTAKAGSHNSLTTSDSIAAHISREQRWISTMQVVPSPSVRRNKKIKKLLLEGVPASVRGVVWLYLTDSKARRMVGVYSQLAKRGKVPATPEIIKDAELCFVAQPHLQSPSGPVVTILQAYLTMVPDVTYHQGLCQVAGNLLMHSPEEDAFWTFMEADSVFFAKTLESNDPQLATKLFRDLGLLAGDFCKPWILSGFLGVVPFEQLPYLGYILEGAPFLFRVGLVLLGYLKKEILALTPKSSPGALDYDDMRKMRPKIESQLRKEPGFTRPVLTRDALRK, translated from the exons ATGTTCAATAGACCAGCGCTTGTTCCTCAACGCGCCATTGGTGTAGCGCAGAGGAGCGCGTCGATGAATGCACATCCTAGTACGACCACTGGTGCCCCTGTAAATGGAGGCGAATACGTAGGAAGCAAGTTGAGGCCCCGATCAAGGTCGTTCTCGGATGTACCAAGCGAACAGCTAGCAACGTACCGTGTATCAGGCGAGCAAAG CGCACCCCGGACGCCCATGGAGCCCAATCGACCTCGTCGAGCCAGTGGTGCTACGCCCGCTACACGCAGTCCACTTATTCAACCACCTACGCCTGGCCCTGCCCAGGGTCAGAGTACCCCTATCAAGCCCCTGAAGGGGGCTGATACACCCCTCCGTAGCCCTGTGTCACCCCCAACTAGCCCACTCAAACAAGTTCCACCCCCACTGCCCAATGCACCATCTTCTGGATCTAGTAAAAGTCCGTTCCGCGGACTTCGACAAGTTGCATCCAACACCATGATGCGCGTTGGGCTTCAGGGCAGCATCTCATCTATGCCCACTCGACAAAGCTCCGATAATCTCCATCATTCGCCTGTTGACTCTCAGAGGAAGCCATCTGAGGATATGCCTCGTCAGAATTCGAGTGTGACAAATATCAGTTCTCCTACGAGTCCCTCTACTTCACCCAtggcgtccagccatgtATCCTTGAACTCAAAGATTTCTTCAACAGGACTGAGGCTAGCCGGAGCTAACCGACCGGCTACAGACACGCCCACAACGCCATTATCTCCCATAGCTTCGGTTGAGCCTACAGAAGAGACCGTCCATTACAACGATATGGACTTTGACATGGTTAAACCTATGCGGAGTCGTGTATCCACAATGAGAACTAGCGAAGATGGCAGACAGTCCATCTCGCGTAGTTCCCAACATAGTGATCACCCTAGGGGACACCAAGACGATGGACATGAACATAGCCCAACATCACCCATTGTATCATTACCTCCGAACCAAACGCACGTTCCTTCCACGCCGGTACTCACTGCAAAGGCTGGAAGCCACAACAGTCTGACCACGTCCGATTCAATCGCGGCGCATATATCTAGAGAACAACGGTGGATTTCGACAATGCAAGTCGTCCCTTCACCTTCTGTCCGCCGAAACAAGAAGATAAAGAAGTTATTATTGGAGGGCGTTCCTGCTTCAGTCCGAGGGGTTGTATG GCTATACTTGACGGATAGCAAGGCTCGACGGATGGTTGGCGTGTATTCCCAATTGGCCAAGCGTGGAAAGGTTCCTGCCACACCCGAGATAATCAAAGATGCTGAACT CTGCTTTGTCGCACAGCCCCATCTCCAGTCACCCAGCGGGCCTGTTGTGACCATCTTGCAGGCATACCTGACCATGGTTCCTGATGTAACCTACCACCAAGGTCTTTGCCAAGTTGCTGGTAACTTATTGATGCATTCTCCCGAAGAGGATGCCTTTTGGACCTTC ATGGAAGCTGATTCGGTATTTTTCGCTAAAACCTTGGAATCCAATGATCCGCAACTGGCGACTAAGCTATTC CGAGATTTGGGTCTGCTTGCTGGTGACTTCTGTAAACCATG GATATTATCCGGCTTCTTAGGCGTGGTACCTTTCGAACAGCTGCCGTATTTGGGATATATTCTCGAGG GAGCACCATTCTTATTTAGAGTCGGTCTTGTTCTCTTGGGCTACTTGAAGAAGGAAATATTGGCTCTTACCCCCAAGTCTTCCCCTGGGGCACTGGATT ATGACGATATGCGCAAGATGCGCCCCAAAATCGAATCTCAGCTTCGAAAGGAACCTGGATTCACGCGTCCAGTCCTCACCCGTGATGCACTGAGGAAGTAA
- a CDS encoding pseudouridine synthase: MRYTDPNVPLAQSDEDAILGLDKPMIDIHGKFMALQIRLTLGTSAYATMALREVTKTETSSFHQTNLTLLSEDQAYRDTAKNDPEMASIEPGSSLADDAVTGDGDLTVEVVEGQ, translated from the coding sequence ATGAGGTATACCGATCCTAATGTTCCATTGGCTCAATCAGATGAAGATGCTATTCTTGGATTGGACAAACCAATGATAGATATTCATGGTAAATTTATGGCGTTGCAAATCAGGCTTACACTAGGGACGTCTGCCTATGCAACAATGGCGCTTCGTGAGGTTACGAAGACCGAGACGAGTTCATTCCATCAGACCAACCTCACACTTCTCTCGGAAGATCAAGCATACCGCGATACCGCTAAAAACGACCCAGAAATGGCTTCAATTGAACCAGGATCAAGTCTAGCAGATGACGCCGTTACGGGGGATGGTGATTTAACTGTGGAGGTGGTTGAAGGCCAGTGA
- a CDS encoding pseudouridine synthase yields MRGRNATLWNISYSHSFYWAALLRSDWRLATSLLLRPRPGEYPETEAGRRAWTEEKDLEKALRLIPRRCVAERDEFIGRAIGDTSKSTPYVRARISILRVECHRIRAYQVIWSYPVVGDVVYDDEGTNNSSEREKAMKTKDIDDLGNGESEKRMESGKRTAPRKVKILAEEDLPHYSMFDIVMPLPGTDVAGGELGNMYREFLKLDGLDPNDFKT; encoded by the exons ATG CGTGGCAGGAATGCAACGCTTTGGAACATCAGCTATTCCCACTCATTCTATTGGGCTGCCCTTCTTCGATCCGATTGGAGGCTTGCCACTTCGCTCTTGCTTAGACCACGTCCCGGAGAGTACCCGGAAACTGAGGCTGGGCGACGTGCATGGACCGAGGAAAAGGACCTGGAGAAAGCACTGCGCCTGATCCCGCGCCGATGCGTAGCAGAGAGAGAT GAATTTATTGGGAGGGCTATCGGCG ATACCTCGAAATCTACGCCTTATGTACGTGCACGCATATCAATCCTACGTGTGGAATGCCATCGTATCCGAGCGTATCAAGTCATTTGGTCGTACCCGGTTGTCGGAGACGTCGTGTACGATGATGAAGGTACCAATAATAGCTCAGAACGAGAGAAGGCGATGAAAACGAAG GATATTGACGACCTCGGCAACGG AGAAAGTGAGAAAAGAATGGAAAGTGGCAAGCGGACCGCACCTAGGAAGGTCAAGATATTGGCTGAAGAAGATTTGCCTCATTATTCGATGTTTGATATCGTTATGCCTTTGCCGGGGACGGACGTAGCTGGGGGCGAACTTGGAAATATGTACCGGGAATTCTTGAAACTGGATGGACTGGATCCGAATGACTTCAAAACATAA